In Meles meles chromosome 13, mMelMel3.1 paternal haplotype, whole genome shotgun sequence, the DNA window ACGGTCAAGTAGACAGCGGGCAGACATGCACGCAGGGCTCCGTCAGGGCCACCCCCACCAGGAGCGAGGGGGCTGGGGCCCTTCCCGGGCCTGGGGCCGTGATCCGGGCCTCGCTTTACCTAAGCGGACTGACGATCTGCACCCAGAGCACAGGTTTCCAGATCCCCCGCACCCAGGACCACGCGGAGGCGGCCCCGCGCGGCCTCACTCACCCCAGCCCGATGGCCAGCAGGTGGGAAAGCAGCAGGGACGGGAGGAAGACCTTGAGGAACTCCGCCGAGAAGATGCCCCCCTTCTTCATGACGCTCGTGTTCCTCATGCTAAGCACGGCCGTGCGCTTCGGGTGCTTGAACAGCAGCTCCCTGGGGAGGGGGACGCGCAGTGAGCGGCCGGCCCCGTGCCCAGGACCCGTGCCCCCGCGCCACCGCACACACTCACTTGGGGGGGATGTTTTCTGGCCGACTTGACCAGTCCCAGATCCAGTCGGAGTTCTTCTTCAAGATGCTCTcgacttccttccttctctccatgtAATCTTCCTCCGACTACGACAGAACCAACACGCGCCGCGCTTAGCGCTGCCCGGCCCCGCCGTGCTGTGCCCCGCACCGCGCGTCCCTCTGTTCCAGACAGACACAGGGACACCAGACGTGGTCTCCTGAGGAAGCAGGGCGCAGGACAGCGACGCCAACCACAGGGCAGGTTTTCCGAGCAGAAAATCCAAGTGCTCCGCAGGCCCACGCGGCTGGGCCGACACACGGCCGCGCACCGTGGTCTTTGAAAGGGCAGTTTCATTCACTCACACCCCTGTCATCTCAAGCTACACCTGAGATACGTAAGGCCAAACACTAACTAACAGACTTTCCGgtttcttgctttaaaaaactCTGAACCCACTGCCTGAAATCCTGAAACACTCTGGAATGCAGGTGCAAACCCAGCCAGTGGCCCTGAGACCACCACCTGGGGGACCGGGAGGGACAAAgcctgggtgggagggaggcctgGCGGGGGGGATCCCATGGGATCAAGGGCCTCGGTGGTACTGATCACAAGACCCCGCTTCCTAAGCGATTTTGGAATAAACAGAAAGTCCACTGTTCCATGATCACCACTGAGAACACCCAGAGGACGCTTCCCCCGCATCCCACCGCACGCCAGGGTAGCAGTCCTAGGGGGCCAGGGCCCGCGTTCCCCGAGACCCATCTCCCCGACAGCAGGACACAGCCCCGCCCGGCACGTCAGACCCAGAAGCATCCACCCAGTGCACGCAGGGGCCTCACACGAACTGACTGGCCCGCCTGCTCCTGACACTGAACAACCGCTCAGCGCGGCAGGGCCACCCCGACTGCCGGCCACAACAGAGTGCTACCCCTGAGGGGCCCCCAGAGGTCCTAGCCCCATGGGTCCAGCCGGGCTCCAGGCCTAAGAGAAGCCGCCTGCGCTCCTCGTGCGTCCTCGGGTGGCAGCTGAGGGCCGCAGAGGCCCCATGACACCTGCTCCGGTCAGCTCAGCGGGAGGCCGAGCATGGGGATGCCCCACCGCAGCTCTAAGAAAAGCAAGAGCCCCCCTGCCACCCCGAGAACACCCGTCTCTGCTCGGCCCCACTGCCCCACCCCACTGCCGGCGCAGCCCACCTGAGAGCTGTTCTTCTCCCCGATGCTGTGTGTGTCGAGTTCCGAAGCTCGGGCGGTATCCTGCGGGGTCTGTGAGCGCGGCGGGCTAGTGGGCgcagggaggaggacagagaaacCGAATGTTGGCACGGTTTGTTACAAGACGCCAAGCCCCCCACAGGCCCGGCCTGTCTCCTCTGAAAGGAGGAAGCGCTGGCCCCGGCCCCCAGGTCTCCCCTCCCACCGTCACCGGTCCCCTCCGGCTGAGCTCGACAGGCGGCAGGGAGCCGGGGACAACATGACCCCCAGTGTGGCCTCCTGCGGCCTTCTCACCGGGTCTGTGCTCCACGGCACAGCCCGAGGGCCCCCGACCTTCGCTTTCCGACTCGGCCGTGCTAACGCACAGCGGCTCGCAGTGACCGAGCTGACGGAGCCGGAACATGCCGGGACGCAGGGTGcgtgccgcccccccccccccccaggcccccagctTTACCGCGGTCCCTCCACAGGCCAGACCCCATCCTTCCCAGCACAGGGCAAGCCTCCCACAATGCAGGCAGGGCTCGGGAGGCCACTCTGGGCCGCAGCCCGTGCCGGTCAACCCGCAGGCGCAGACGGGCTCCCCCACACCCACCTGTCGCAGTGGGAGCTCTTCGAGCTACTCCGTCCAGACTCATGCTGGGCATCCAGCAGAATTTTTTCCAGGTCGCCGTTATAGACAGACACAGAGGCCGGGACGCCGCTCCCGTTCCCGTTGCTGAAGTGCAGTTCCACCCAGGAGCCTGGCGGAGACACGGAAGGGCCCGGTGGAACCTACTGCCCACCGCGGAGCCCCGTCCTAGCGTCGCAGCAGCCTGACTCCTTGAAACACACCGAGACACACGCCTGGCGCCCACCTCCCGTAGGTGCGCCCCAGCCGGTCTCCTGCCACCCCGACGCCGGGCAGATGCCTGGCAACCCACTGGGCCAGCGGAGTCCAACAGACCACGATGCTTTCTTTCCGCGCAACTTTCAGAAGAGAAAGGGCTCGACAAGAGCTTAAGAGATTAAAGTGCTTCGAAG includes these proteins:
- the BNIP3 gene encoding BCL2/adenovirus E1B 19 kDa protein-interacting protein 3; this encodes MSQSGTPGLQEENLQGSWVELHFSNGNGSGVPASVSVYNGDLEKILLDAQHESGRSSSKSSHCDSPPRSQTPQDTARASELDTHSIGEKNSSQSEEDYMERRKEVESILKKNSDWIWDWSSRPENIPPKELLFKHPKRTAVLSMRNTSVMKKGGIFSAEFLKVFLPSLLLSHLLAIGLGIYIGRRLTTSTSTF